One stretch of Streptomyces sp. NBC_00443 DNA includes these proteins:
- a CDS encoding pyridoxamine 5'-phosphate oxidase family protein, which translates to MTANWATFTAAEPDLARIAEERFGAFTHHVLATLRKDGSPRTTGLEVRFLNGELWLGMMPDSLKALDLRRDPRFALQANPGEGQSMGGGDVRIAGRAIEVEDPEQKAAYGEEVEPPEPFHLFRTELTEVVRTYIEDDKYLVVKIWQPGRPLRTIKRT; encoded by the coding sequence ATGACAGCGAACTGGGCAACCTTCACCGCGGCCGAGCCGGACCTCGCCCGCATCGCGGAGGAGCGCTTCGGCGCCTTCACGCACCACGTCCTCGCCACCCTCCGCAAGGACGGCTCCCCGCGCACCACCGGCCTGGAGGTCCGCTTCCTGAACGGCGAGCTGTGGCTCGGCATGATGCCGGACTCGCTCAAGGCCCTCGACCTGCGCCGCGACCCGCGCTTCGCGCTCCAGGCGAACCCCGGGGAGGGACAGTCCATGGGCGGGGGCGACGTACGGATCGCCGGGCGGGCGATCGAGGTCGAGGACCCGGAGCAGAAGGCCGCATACGGCGAAGAGGTGGAACCGCCGGAGCCGTTCCACCTCTTCCGTACCGAGCTCACCGAGGTCGTGAGGACCTACATCGAGGACGACAAGTACCTCGTCGTCAAGATCTGGCAGCCTGGGCGGCCCCTGCGCACGATCAAGCGCACCTAG
- the guaA gene encoding glutamine-hydrolyzing GMP synthase, which translates to MSSANPAAAPDAVLVVDFGAQYAQLIARRVREARVYSEIVPSTMPVQEMLAKNPAAIILSGGPSSVYEKGAPQLDRALFEAGVPVFGMCYGFQLMATSLGGTVDNTGAREYGRTDLHVSKSSSTLFEGTPAEQQVWMSHGDACSAAPEGFAVTASTDVVPVAAFENDEKKLYGVQYHPEVMHSTHGQQVLEHFLYRGAGLKPDWTTGNVIEEQVAAIREQVGDRRAICGLSGGVDSAVAAALVQKAIGSQLTCVYVDHGLMRKGETEQVEKDFVAATGVQLKVVDAEERFLKALAGVSDPEEKRKIIGREFIRVFEQAQAEIIADEGPAVEFLVQGTLYPDVVESGGGTGTANIKSHHNVGGLPEDLEFQLIEPLRKLFKDEVRMVGQELGLPDEIVQRQPFPGPGLGIRIVGEVTKERLDLLREADAIAREELTAAGLDRDIWQCPVVLLADVRSVGVQGDGRTYGHPIVLRPVSSEDAMTADWSRLPYDVLAKISTRITNEVRDVNRVVLDVTSKPPGTIEWE; encoded by the coding sequence GTGTCATCAGCGAACCCCGCAGCCGCCCCCGACGCCGTCCTGGTCGTCGACTTCGGTGCGCAGTACGCCCAGCTCATCGCCCGTCGCGTCCGCGAGGCCCGGGTCTACAGCGAGATCGTGCCGAGCACCATGCCGGTCCAGGAGATGCTCGCCAAGAACCCGGCGGCGATCATCCTCTCCGGCGGCCCCTCGTCCGTGTACGAGAAGGGCGCCCCGCAGCTCGACCGCGCCCTCTTCGAGGCCGGCGTCCCCGTCTTCGGCATGTGCTACGGCTTCCAGCTCATGGCTACGAGCCTGGGCGGGACGGTCGACAACACCGGTGCGCGCGAGTACGGCCGTACGGATCTGCATGTCTCGAAGTCGTCCTCCACCCTCTTCGAGGGCACCCCGGCCGAGCAGCAGGTGTGGATGTCGCACGGCGACGCCTGCTCCGCCGCCCCCGAGGGCTTCGCCGTCACCGCGTCCACGGACGTCGTCCCGGTCGCCGCCTTCGAGAACGACGAGAAGAAGCTCTACGGCGTCCAGTACCACCCCGAGGTCATGCACTCCACGCACGGCCAGCAGGTGCTGGAGCACTTCCTGTACCGCGGCGCGGGCCTGAAGCCGGACTGGACCACCGGCAACGTCATCGAGGAGCAGGTCGCGGCCATCCGCGAGCAGGTCGGCGACCGGCGCGCCATCTGCGGGCTGTCCGGCGGCGTGGACTCCGCGGTCGCGGCGGCGCTGGTCCAGAAGGCCATCGGCTCCCAGCTGACCTGCGTGTATGTCGACCACGGCCTGATGCGCAAGGGCGAGACCGAGCAGGTCGAGAAGGACTTCGTGGCCGCGACCGGCGTACAGCTGAAGGTCGTGGACGCGGAGGAGCGGTTCCTCAAGGCGCTCGCCGGGGTCTCGGACCCCGAGGAGAAGCGGAAGATCATCGGCCGGGAGTTCATCCGGGTCTTCGAGCAGGCGCAGGCCGAGATCATCGCGGACGAGGGCCCGGCGGTGGAGTTCCTCGTCCAGGGCACCCTGTACCCGGACGTTGTCGAGTCCGGTGGCGGCACCGGCACCGCCAACATCAAGTCCCACCACAACGTGGGCGGCCTCCCCGAGGACCTCGAGTTCCAGCTGATCGAGCCGCTGCGCAAGCTGTTCAAGGACGAGGTCCGGATGGTCGGCCAGGAGCTCGGCCTGCCGGACGAGATCGTCCAGCGCCAGCCGTTCCCCGGCCCGGGCCTGGGCATCCGCATCGTCGGCGAGGTGACCAAGGAGCGTCTCGACCTCCTGCGCGAGGCCGACGCCATCGCCCGCGAGGAGCTCACCGCCGCCGGCCTCGACCGTGACATCTGGCAGTGCCCGGTGGTCCTGCTCGCGGACGTCCGCAGCGTGGGCGTGCAGGGTGACGGCCGGACCTACGGCCACCCGATCGTCCTGCGGCCGGTGTCGAGCGAGGACGCCATGACCGCCGACTGGTCGAGGCTGCCGTACGACGTGCTGGCGAAGATCTCGACGCGGATCACCAACGAGGTGCGGGACGTCAACCGCGTCGTCCTCGACGTGACCTCGAAGCCGCCGGGCACCATCGAGTGGGAGTAG
- a CDS encoding LAETG motif-containing sortase-dependent surface protein, which produces MKLRRALAAAAATAVIAPIALLSAPAAFATDDTATPTASESTPAAEESTPAAEESTPAAEESTPAAEESTPAAEESTPAAEESTPAAEESTPAAEESTPAPEESTPGDDESWNPYEDCETFDLDDNLKAEISGLPSKIVAGSGWHNFEFVATNNSDKDLANVWMEAFTEYAEETEESLYLDMAEIQVKQDGKWTSSYQDFYKDEDGEVVFTGSFVASLDKLEANSSSTLDLRVRVKSSAPAGSSFALSQAIYAGDDAACYGNGEFYEFTVLAAGTKPGDVDPAKPTGEKPSGVDGKKPQGEVEEVTGNLAETGADSNLPVIGTIGGVAILAGAGVVFAMKRRKVGAEA; this is translated from the coding sequence ATGAAGCTTCGCCGTGCCCTGGCCGCTGCGGCCGCGACGGCAGTCATAGCGCCGATCGCACTGCTGTCCGCGCCGGCCGCGTTTGCCACGGACGACACTGCGACGCCGACGGCGTCGGAGAGCACGCCGGCCGCCGAGGAAAGCACCCCCGCGGCCGAGGAGAGCACGCCGGCCGCCGAGGAGTCGACCCCGGCCGCCGAGGAAAGCACCCCCGCCGCGGAGGAGAGCACCCCCGCCGCCGAGGAGAGCACGCCGGCCGCCGAGGAGTCGACCCCGGCCGCCGAGGAAAGCACGCCGGCCCCGGAGGAGAGCACCCCCGGGGACGACGAGTCCTGGAACCCGTACGAGGACTGCGAGACCTTCGACCTCGACGACAACCTCAAGGCCGAGATCTCCGGCCTGCCGAGCAAGATCGTCGCGGGTTCGGGCTGGCACAACTTCGAGTTCGTCGCCACGAACAACTCCGACAAGGACCTGGCGAACGTCTGGATGGAGGCGTTCACCGAGTACGCGGAGGAGACCGAGGAGTCGCTGTACCTGGACATGGCCGAGATCCAGGTCAAGCAGGACGGCAAGTGGACCAGCAGCTACCAGGACTTCTACAAGGACGAGGACGGCGAGGTCGTCTTCACCGGCAGCTTCGTCGCCTCCCTGGACAAGCTGGAGGCGAACTCCTCCTCCACGCTTGACCTGCGCGTGCGCGTGAAGTCGTCCGCCCCGGCCGGTTCGTCCTTCGCCCTGAGCCAGGCGATCTACGCGGGCGACGACGCCGCGTGCTACGGCAACGGTGAGTTCTACGAGTTCACCGTGCTCGCCGCGGGCACGAAGCCGGGTGACGTCGACCCCGCCAAGCCGACCGGTGAGAAGCCCTCGGGCGTCGACGGCAAGAAGCCGCAGGGCGAGGTCGAGGAGGTCACCGGCAACCTCGCCGAGACCGGTGCCGACTCGAACCTCCCGGTCATCGGCACCATCGGTGGCGTCGCCATCCTCGCCGGTGCGGGCGTCGTGTTCGCCATGAAGCGCCGCAAGGTCGGTGCGGAGGCCTAA
- a CDS encoding GMC family oxidoreductase: protein MSQENSAQNQDDGSGYDYDVIVVGSGFGGSVTALRLTEKGYRVGVLEAGRRWTRETLPKNSWDLKNYLWAPKLGMYGIQRIHLLGNVMVLAGAGVGGGSLNYANTLYVPPKAFFDDPQWRDITDWQEELKPYYDQAQRMLGVRINPTMTPSDVHLKAAAERMGVGDSFHMAPVGVFFGDGKDAEGESRAEPGTEVSDPYFGGAGPARKACTECGECMTGCRHGAKNTLNENYLYLAEKAGAVVHPLTTVVSVTDDSQGGFAVATLPTDRGKKGEGRLFKARKVVLAAGTYGTQTLLHRMKAGGQLPHLSAKLGELTRTNSEALVGAQTDNRRYRKATGQPKVDFTRGVAITSSIHPDENTHIEPVRYGRGSNSMGGLSILQVPYVDGRSRAGAWLANAARHPILVLRSLSNRRWSERTIIGLVMQSLDNSLTTYLKSDGVGKGLLTARQGHGAPNPKQIKAASEAASVIAADINGFAGSNVGELMGTPLTAHFLGGCPIGDSPETGVLDPYHRLYGHPGISVVDGAAVSANLGVNPSLTITAQAERAMSHWPNKDEADQRPAQGAAYERLKPIEPKSPVVPAEAFGALKLPFLGMPTVPPKK from the coding sequence GTGTCACAGGAGAACTCTGCCCAGAATCAGGACGACGGCTCCGGATACGACTATGACGTCATCGTCGTCGGATCGGGGTTCGGCGGGTCCGTAACGGCGCTGCGCCTGACGGAGAAGGGCTACCGCGTCGGTGTCCTCGAAGCCGGCCGCCGCTGGACCCGCGAGACCCTTCCCAAGAACTCCTGGGACCTGAAGAACTACCTGTGGGCCCCCAAGCTCGGCATGTACGGCATCCAGCGCATCCACCTGCTGGGCAACGTCATGGTGCTGGCGGGAGCGGGCGTCGGCGGCGGCTCACTGAACTACGCCAACACCCTCTACGTACCGCCGAAGGCCTTCTTCGACGACCCCCAGTGGCGTGACATCACCGACTGGCAGGAGGAGTTGAAGCCGTACTACGACCAGGCGCAGCGCATGCTCGGCGTACGGATCAACCCGACGATGACCCCGTCGGACGTCCACCTGAAGGCGGCTGCCGAGCGGATGGGCGTCGGCGACAGCTTCCACATGGCGCCGGTCGGCGTGTTCTTCGGCGACGGCAAGGACGCCGAGGGGGAGTCCCGGGCCGAGCCCGGCACAGAGGTGTCGGACCCCTACTTCGGCGGGGCGGGACCGGCGCGCAAGGCGTGCACCGAGTGCGGTGAGTGCATGACCGGCTGCCGGCACGGTGCGAAGAACACCCTCAACGAGAACTACCTCTACCTGGCCGAGAAGGCGGGCGCGGTGGTCCACCCCCTGACGACGGTCGTCTCGGTCACGGACGACTCACAGGGCGGCTTCGCGGTGGCGACCCTGCCGACCGACCGTGGGAAGAAGGGCGAGGGCAGGCTGTTCAAGGCCCGCAAGGTGGTCCTCGCCGCCGGTACGTACGGCACCCAGACCCTGCTGCACCGGATGAAGGCGGGCGGCCAGCTGCCGCACCTCTCAGCCAAGCTGGGCGAGCTGACCCGTACCAACTCGGAGGCCCTGGTCGGCGCGCAGACCGACAACCGGCGCTACCGCAAGGCGACGGGGCAGCCGAAGGTCGACTTCACGCGCGGAGTCGCCATCACCTCCTCGATCCACCCCGACGAGAACACCCACATCGAGCCGGTCCGCTACGGCAGGGGCTCCAACTCGATGGGCGGCCTGTCGATCCTGCAAGTGCCCTACGTGGACGGCCGTTCGCGGGCCGGCGCCTGGCTGGCGAACGCGGCCCGCCACCCCATCCTCGTCCTGCGCTCCCTGTCCAACCGCCGCTGGTCGGAGCGGACCATCATCGGCCTGGTGATGCAGTCGCTGGACAACTCGCTGACGACGTATCTGAAGTCGGACGGCGTGGGCAAGGGCCTGCTGACCGCCCGCCAGGGCCACGGCGCCCCCAACCCCAAGCAGATCAAGGCCGCCTCGGAGGCCGCCTCGGTGATCGCGGCCGACATCAACGGCTTCGCCGGCTCCAACGTCGGCGAGCTGATGGGCACCCCCCTCACCGCCCACTTCCTCGGCGGCTGCCCGATCGGCGACTCGCCCGAGACCGGCGTACTCGACCCGTATCACCGTCTGTACGGCCACCCCGGTATCTCGGTCGTCGACGGAGCGGCGGTGTCCGCCAACCTCGGCGTCAACCCGTCCCTGACGATCACCGCGCAGGCCGAGCGGGCGATGTCGCACTGGCCCAACAAGGACGAGGCGGATCAGCGCCCGGCGCAGGGCGCGGCGTACGAACGCCTCAAGCCCATCGAGCCGAAGTCCCCGGTGGTCCCGGCGGAGGCCTTCGGGGCCCTGAAGCTGCCGTTCCTCGGGATGCCGACGGTGCCGCCGAAGAAGTAA
- a CDS encoding succinic semialdehyde dehydrogenase, producing the protein MTDAQAPAKTGTNPLAPAPEGARTAADVVTPELVAQLTKGVAGSGRTANHTPFTGEKLADLPESTPEDVAKAFEAARKAQAVWAQVPVRQRAAVLLRFHDLVLERQAEVLDLIQLETGKARLHAHEEVQAVAVAARHYGRKAPSYLKPKRHAGAMPTLTKVTELRHPRGVVGQIAPWNYPLELSVGDALPGFVAGNAVVMKPDTETCLTALWARDLLIEAGLPADVFQVVLGEGPVIGPEVVKHADYVSFTGSTRTGREVAQGAAARLVGVSLELGGKNAMLVLEDADVEKAAAGALRACFSSAGQLCISIERLYVHESVADAFVERFAARTKAMRLGKSLAYGADMGSLVGERQLETVTRHVEEAVAKGAKLVAGGTARPDIGPYFFEPTILDGVEAPMAVCSEETFGPVVSIYRFKTEEEAIELANSTPYGLNSSVWTKDGSRGRAVAARLRTGTVNVNEGYAPAYGSVQSPMGGMKDSGLGRRHGSEGILKYTEAQTVAQQRLLPMAPSLGMDDEKYAQFMSRSLRLMKAFRFR; encoded by the coding sequence ATGACGGACGCGCAGGCCCCGGCCAAGACCGGCACGAACCCCCTCGCCCCCGCCCCGGAGGGCGCCCGTACCGCCGCCGACGTGGTGACCCCCGAGCTGGTGGCCCAGCTCACCAAGGGCGTGGCCGGCTCCGGCCGTACCGCGAACCACACGCCGTTCACCGGCGAGAAGCTGGCCGACCTGCCCGAATCCACGCCCGAGGACGTGGCGAAGGCATTCGAGGCGGCCCGTAAGGCCCAGGCCGTCTGGGCGCAGGTGCCCGTGCGGCAGCGCGCCGCCGTCCTGCTCCGCTTCCACGACCTGGTGCTCGAACGCCAGGCCGAGGTCCTCGACCTCATCCAGCTGGAGACCGGCAAGGCCCGCCTGCACGCCCACGAGGAGGTGCAGGCCGTAGCCGTCGCGGCCCGCCACTACGGCCGTAAGGCACCCTCCTATCTGAAGCCGAAGCGGCACGCGGGCGCCATGCCCACGCTCACGAAGGTCACCGAACTGCGCCACCCGCGCGGTGTCGTCGGCCAGATCGCGCCCTGGAACTACCCGCTGGAGCTGTCGGTCGGCGACGCGCTCCCGGGGTTCGTCGCGGGCAACGCGGTCGTGATGAAGCCCGACACCGAGACCTGCCTGACGGCCCTGTGGGCCCGTGACCTGCTCATCGAGGCGGGACTGCCCGCCGACGTCTTCCAGGTCGTCCTCGGCGAGGGCCCGGTCATCGGCCCCGAGGTCGTCAAGCACGCCGACTACGTCTCCTTCACCGGCTCCACCCGCACCGGCCGCGAGGTCGCCCAGGGCGCCGCCGCCCGCCTGGTCGGCGTCTCGCTCGAACTCGGCGGCAAGAACGCGATGCTGGTCCTTGAAGACGCCGACGTAGAGAAGGCCGCCGCCGGCGCCCTCCGCGCCTGCTTCTCCTCCGCCGGCCAACTGTGCATCTCCATCGAGCGCCTGTACGTCCATGAGTCCGTCGCCGACGCCTTCGTGGAGCGCTTCGCCGCCCGCACCAAGGCGATGCGGCTCGGCAAGTCCCTCGCGTACGGCGCCGACATGGGCTCCCTGGTCGGCGAACGCCAGCTGGAGACGGTCACCCGGCATGTGGAGGAGGCCGTCGCCAAGGGCGCGAAGCTCGTCGCCGGCGGCACCGCCCGCCCCGACATCGGCCCGTACTTCTTCGAGCCGACGATCCTCGACGGCGTCGAGGCGCCGATGGCCGTCTGCTCCGAGGAGACCTTCGGTCCGGTCGTCTCCATCTACCGTTTCAAGACCGAGGAGGAGGCGATCGAACTCGCCAACTCCACGCCGTACGGCCTCAACTCGTCGGTCTGGACGAAGGACGGCAGCCGCGGCCGCGCGGTCGCCGCCCGCCTGCGCACCGGCACGGTCAACGTCAACGAGGGCTATGCCCCCGCGTACGGCAGCGTCCAGTCGCCCATGGGCGGCATGAAGGACTCCGGCCTCGGCCGCCGCCACGGCTCCGAGGGCATCCTCAAGTACACGGAGGCCCAGACGGTCGCCCAGCAGCGGCTGCTGCCGATGGCGCCGTCGCTGGGGATGGACGACGAGAAGTACGCGCAGTTCATGAGCCGGAGCCTGCGGCTGATGAAGGCGTTCCGCTTCCGCTAG
- a CDS encoding serine/threonine-protein kinase, with the protein MSSDGGGTGPKGRVIGGRYRLVERIGSGGMGTVWRALDELVDREVAVKQPRLPGDREDAGHQRAAHRLYREARAAARVDHPAAVSIHDVVVEDGLPWIVMELVRGESLHEVLQRGPVEAAEAARIGVAVLGALRAAHAVGIVHRDVKPANVLLGAHRRVVLTDFGIAHIQGEESLTVSGEFVGSLEFIAPERMSGRGAGPASDLWSLGVLLYAAVEGWSPFRRTTLESTLAAILAGDPPEPKQAGPLGSLIVRLLVKDPELRPDAEDVGAVLEAVAQGWPVPEPAVGAAGAGPQDASGLREFTEDAGTVRLSGAAASERAASERAASERAASERAASERAASERSASERAPSETEASEASEASETAGEQGLSGSEAASEATPDAPPEALPEPPTASVTPSRPGAPRARSWLRPLPVAVLGVLLVAGTWFTTSSFLVDKGDDPKEMNPVYSSAPLAPSTSSPRPRPSSTPTVGAWIAHREKEMDAVLSLPAEYKETAREGSATDQPRLVVYDIGLVQVRLTRWDKSPRPLLDQAQYALDTWDSYNHDASGQSTRTTFKGFDAVLSDITYNKEESPSRVMQLFVVTGDDRMYELRVDMPKGTPTEKKGTAVFKGARDRLEIGAD; encoded by the coding sequence ATGAGTAGTGACGGGGGCGGCACCGGCCCCAAGGGGCGTGTGATCGGCGGGCGTTACCGCCTGGTCGAGCGCATCGGCTCCGGCGGTATGGGCACCGTCTGGCGGGCGCTCGACGAGCTGGTGGACCGTGAAGTCGCCGTCAAACAGCCGAGGTTGCCCGGCGACCGGGAGGACGCGGGCCACCAGCGGGCCGCCCACCGTCTGTACCGCGAGGCCCGCGCCGCCGCCCGCGTCGACCATCCGGCCGCCGTTTCGATCCATGACGTCGTCGTGGAGGACGGACTGCCCTGGATCGTCATGGAGCTGGTGCGCGGCGAGTCCCTGCACGAGGTCCTCCAGCGCGGCCCGGTGGAGGCCGCCGAGGCCGCCCGCATCGGCGTCGCCGTCCTCGGCGCCCTGCGCGCCGCGCACGCCGTCGGCATCGTGCACCGCGACGTCAAGCCCGCCAACGTGCTGCTCGGCGCCCACCGCCGCGTCGTCCTCACCGACTTCGGCATCGCCCACATCCAGGGCGAGGAATCCCTCACCGTCAGCGGCGAGTTCGTCGGCTCCCTGGAGTTCATCGCTCCCGAGCGGATGTCCGGCCGCGGCGCCGGCCCCGCCTCCGACCTGTGGTCGCTGGGGGTGCTCCTGTACGCCGCCGTGGAGGGCTGGTCGCCCTTCCGCCGTACGACCCTGGAGTCCACGCTGGCCGCGATCCTCGCCGGCGACCCGCCCGAGCCGAAACAGGCGGGGCCGCTGGGGTCGCTGATCGTGCGGCTGCTGGTGAAGGATCCCGAGCTGCGCCCTGACGCGGAGGATGTCGGCGCCGTGCTGGAGGCGGTCGCGCAGGGGTGGCCGGTGCCGGAGCCCGCAGTGGGTGCTGCGGGGGCGGGGCCCCAGGACGCCTCGGGGCTGCGGGAGTTCACGGAGGACGCGGGGACGGTACGGCTCTCAGGCGCGGCGGCTTCCGAGCGTGCGGCTTCCGAGCGTGCGGCCTCCGAACGTGCGGCTTCCGAGCGTGCGGCCTCCGAACGTGCGGCCTCCGAACGTTCGGCTTCCGAACGGGCACCTTCCGAGACGGAGGCGTCGGAGGCGTCGGAGGCTTCGGAAACGGCGGGCGAGCAGGGCCTGTCAGGCTCTGAAGCGGCGTCCGAAGCAACCCCGGACGCGCCCCCGGAAGCACTGCCCGAACCGCCAACCGCCTCCGTGACCCCCTCCAGGCCCGGGGCGCCCAGGGCCCGCTCCTGGCTTCGCCCCCTTCCCGTCGCCGTCCTGGGCGTCCTCCTCGTGGCCGGCACCTGGTTCACCACCTCCTCCTTCCTCGTCGACAAGGGCGACGACCCGAAGGAGATGAACCCCGTCTACTCCTCGGCCCCCCTGGCGCCGAGCACCTCGAGTCCCCGCCCCCGCCCCAGCTCCACCCCCACCGTCGGCGCCTGGATCGCGCACCGGGAGAAGGAGATGGACGCCGTGCTCTCCCTCCCGGCCGAGTACAAGGAGACGGCGCGGGAAGGCAGCGCCACCGACCAGCCCCGGCTCGTCGTCTACGACATCGGCCTCGTCCAGGTCCGCCTCACCCGGTGGGACAAGTCGCCCCGCCCGTTGCTGGACCAGGCGCAGTACGCGCTCGACACCTGGGACAGCTACAACCATGACGCGAGTGGCCAGTCCACCCGCACCACCTTCAAGGGCTTTGACGCCGTCCTCTCCGACATCACCTACAACAAGGAGGAGTCACCGAGCCGCGTCATGCAGCTGTTCGTGGTCACCGGCGACGACCGCATGTACGAGCTGCGCGTCGACATGCCCAAGGGCACGCCCACGGAGAAGAAGGGCACCGCGGTCTTCAAGGGCGCCCGTGACCGACTTGAGATCGGAGCGGACTGA
- a CDS encoding serine/threonine-protein kinase, whose translation MSSNGGVPYRSDEPTSFELQPPQPNSPGPVPHPGNPYASPTQGGPQQAVPQQGAPHQPGPHQPAPAGPAPSASSAAPAHPATPPTPDPGTGRLIAGRYRLLAKLGHGGMGTVWRAKDETVDREVAVKEPRVPDHLPDRERSNAFERMRREARAAARLDHPAVVNVHDVAVVDGQPWIVMELVQGRTLGDALQEGTLGARDAARIGLEVLGALEAAHAAGILHRDVKPDNVLLGRHDRVVLTDFGIAQIEGETNLTDTGGFVGSPEYIAPERVLGQRPGPASDLWSLGVLLYAATEGVSPFRRSNTPATLQSVLNATPAPPASAQGPLAEAINGLLQKDPARRPNAAQTRALLEQTANPPAPAPTTQIVRVAEGAKGGILLGRKALLAIGAAVVAGAVAAYLVIADPFAGSTPDGWAQRAHPKLGVTLKVPAAYQVARPDADDTEKNWVTYSDWSGSIWIRVKLARKSEDTSNQIKNSAAAEMYADNEVFKEQGSYDLSMPEGPGTDTKQTTYQGRQSAENTVKYTTDDTEDPRPRELKIFYYKTTAGDMYEVTVSYPGKGDFIDRGREVAQTTIANLDIGKL comes from the coding sequence ATGAGCAGCAACGGGGGAGTCCCTTACCGGTCCGACGAGCCGACAAGTTTTGAACTGCAACCACCGCAGCCGAACTCGCCCGGTCCCGTTCCTCACCCGGGCAACCCGTATGCGTCGCCGACCCAGGGCGGACCGCAGCAAGCCGTACCGCAGCAGGGTGCGCCCCACCAGCCAGGGCCCCACCAGCCCGCACCCGCCGGGCCCGCCCCGTCCGCCTCCTCCGCCGCGCCCGCCCACCCCGCCACGCCACCCACCCCGGACCCCGGCACCGGACGTCTGATAGCCGGCCGTTACCGGCTGCTCGCCAAGCTCGGGCACGGCGGGATGGGTACCGTCTGGCGGGCCAAGGACGAGACGGTGGACCGCGAAGTCGCCGTCAAGGAGCCGCGCGTACCGGATCACCTTCCCGATCGCGAACGTTCCAACGCCTTCGAGCGGATGCGCCGCGAGGCCCGCGCCGCGGCCCGGCTCGACCACCCGGCGGTCGTGAACGTGCATGACGTCGCGGTCGTGGACGGCCAGCCGTGGATCGTGATGGAGCTGGTGCAGGGCCGTACGCTGGGCGACGCGCTGCAGGAGGGCACGCTCGGTGCCCGGGACGCGGCGAGAATCGGCCTCGAAGTGCTCGGCGCGCTGGAGGCCGCGCACGCGGCGGGCATCCTGCACCGCGACGTGAAGCCGGACAACGTCCTCCTCGGCCGCCACGACCGCGTCGTCCTCACCGACTTCGGCATCGCCCAGATCGAGGGCGAGACCAACCTGACTGACACCGGCGGCTTCGTCGGTTCGCCCGAGTACATCGCGCCGGAGCGGGTGCTGGGCCAGCGGCCGGGACCGGCGAGCGACCTGTGGTCCCTGGGCGTCCTCCTGTACGCGGCGACGGAGGGCGTCTCGCCGTTCCGCCGCAGCAACACCCCGGCGACCCTCCAGTCGGTCCTCAACGCCACGCCCGCGCCGCCCGCCTCCGCGCAGGGCCCGCTCGCCGAGGCCATCAATGGCCTGCTCCAGAAGGACCCGGCCCGCCGCCCGAACGCCGCGCAGACGCGTGCGCTGCTGGAGCAGACGGCGAACCCGCCGGCTCCGGCCCCGACGACGCAGATCGTGCGAGTCGCGGAGGGCGCCAAGGGAGGCATCCTGCTGGGGCGCAAGGCGCTGCTCGCAATCGGGGCGGCGGTCGTCGCGGGGGCGGTGGCGGCGTATCTGGTGATCGCGGATCCGTTCGCGGGGTCCACTCCGGACGGCTGGGCGCAGCGGGCGCACCCGAAGCTGGGTGTGACCCTGAAGGTGCCCGCGGCCTACCAGGTGGCCAGGCCGGACGCCGACGACACGGAAAAGAACTGGGTCACCTATTCCGACTGGAGCGGCAGCATCTGGATCCGTGTGAAACTCGCGCGCAAGTCCGAGGACACCTCGAACCAGATCAAGAACTCCGCGGCGGCCGAGATGTACGCCGACAACGAGGTGTTCAAGGAGCAGGGCAGCTACGACCTCTCCATGCCCGAAGGCCCCGGGACCGACACGAAGCAGACCACGTACCAGGGCAGGCAGTCCGCCGAGAACACGGTCAAGTACACCACCGACGACACCGAGGACCCGCGCCCCCGAGAGCTGAAGATCTTCTACTACAAGACCACGGCGGGCGACATGTACGAGGTGACGGTCAGCTATCCGGGCAAGGGCGACTTCATCGACCGCGGACGCGAGGTGGCGCAGACGACCATCGCCAACCTGGACATCGGCAAGCTCTGA